One window of Nicotiana tomentosiformis chromosome 11, ASM39032v3, whole genome shotgun sequence genomic DNA carries:
- the LOC138901244 gene encoding uncharacterized protein: protein MEPWQDINKLEKYRRKFGIRSAYANMNGKIWAFVDEYIDVDILMNMEQQMTLKLFHRNLSKELYVTLVYAKYDIIERIELWDSMYHLASYMESPWLVGGDFNVILSGEEKYGPLLVYLSEVEDFAHCVDTCALYDLGFKGSLYTWWNGRSNIDCIFKRLNRFFANQHFLDLFPTLKVEHMIKYGSYHAPLLLSCNIDTVQVKKPFKFLNFWTKHETFLKVVKENWETFGDIFKQIAALEDVIKVHEIEFELNPTAQNTAKLHKVEADLTRYYHLEEEFWRQKAGV from the exons ATGGAACCTTGGCAAGACATCAACAAGTTGGAGAAGTATAGAAGGAAGTTTGGGATTCGCTCTGCTTATGCTAACATGAATGGCAAGATATGGGCTTTTGTTGATGAATATATTGATGTAGACATTTTGATGAACATGGAACAACAAATGACTTTGAAGCTATTTCATAGGAATCTGAGTAAGGAGTTATATGTGACATTAGTATATGCCAAATATGATATTATAGAAAGAATTGAGCTATGGGATTCCATGTACCACTTAGCTTCATATATGGAATCTCCTTGGCTTGTAGGAGGAGATTTCAATGTGATTTTATCTGGGGAGGAGAAATATGGCCCCCTGCTAGTTTACTTGAGTGAAGTTGAAGACTTTGCACATTGTGTGGACACATGTGCATTGTATGATCTTGGCTTCAAAGGGAGTTTGTATACTTGGTGGAATGGGAGGTCTAATATTGATTGCATCTTTAAGAGACTTAATAGGTTCTTTGCAAATCAACATTTCTTAGATTTATTCCCAACATTGAAGGTTGAGCACATGATCAAGTATGGTTCATACCATGCCCCTCTCTTATTGTCTTGCAACATTGACACTGTCCAAGTTAAGAAACCTTTCAAGTTTCTCAACTTCTGGACCAAACATGAGACGTTTTTGAAGGTAGTGAAGGAGAATTGG GAGACATTTGGAGACATTTTTAAACAAATTGCAGCACTGGAGGATGTAATTAAGGTGCATGAGATTGAGTTTGAATTGAATCCAACAGCCCAGAATACAGCAAAATTGCATAAGGTAGAAGCTGATCTTACAAGATACTA